From Thermodesulfobacteriota bacterium, a single genomic window includes:
- the rsmH gene encoding 16S rRNA (cytosine(1402)-N(4))-methyltransferase RsmH has translation MQYHHIPAMPVEVAGYLNCRPGKTYVDCTLGGCGHAVDICKRIIPDGLLIGIDQDMDAIKNAKIKLRPYEHCIHLFNDNFTNLKTILSHLNISSADGILLDLGLSLYQLESSGRGFSFQRDEPLDMRMNIQSAITAEEIINKSSEERLRKIFSDYGEEHRAKQIAHKLVKIRKHKPIKTSEQLAGIVAGAATKGKPVYQKIHPATRVFMALRIAVNKELERLESFMENVADYLNPGGRLCVLSFHSLEDRIVKRKIKILEKGCICPPQFPKCVCNKKSVLRSLTKRVIRPTKEEIAKNPMARSARLRAAEKI, from the coding sequence ATGCAATATCATCATATTCCTGCAATGCCTGTGGAAGTAGCCGGTTACCTTAATTGCAGGCCGGGAAAAACCTATGTAGACTGCACCCTGGGAGGCTGCGGCCATGCGGTGGATATTTGCAAAAGAATTATTCCCGACGGTCTGTTGATAGGCATAGATCAGGATATGGATGCCATTAAAAATGCAAAAATAAAACTGAGGCCGTATGAACACTGTATCCACCTCTTTAATGACAACTTTACAAATCTGAAAACTATTCTTTCACATCTGAATATCTCTTCAGCAGATGGCATTCTGCTCGACCTCGGGCTTTCACTTTATCAACTCGAATCAAGCGGACGCGGGTTCAGTTTCCAAAGGGATGAACCTTTAGATATGCGGATGAATATCCAGTCGGCGATTACTGCTGAAGAAATTATCAACAAATCGAGTGAAGAGCGCCTTAGAAAAATTTTTTCAGATTACGGCGAAGAACACCGTGCAAAACAGATTGCACACAAACTAGTAAAAATAAGAAAACACAAACCGATCAAAACCAGCGAACAACTGGCCGGAATCGTCGCCGGTGCCGCCACCAAAGGAAAACCTGTATATCAAAAAATTCATCCGGCTACCAGAGTCTTTATGGCGCTCAGGATTGCGGTGAACAAAGAATTAGAAAGACTGGAATCGTTCATGGAAAATGTGGCTGATTATTTAAATCCCGGTGGGCGACTATGCGTACTGTCATTTCATTCTCTTGAAGACCGGATAGTAAAACGCAAAATAAAAATCCTTGAAAAAGGATGTATCTGCCCACCACAGTTTCCAAAATGTGTTTGCAACAAAAAAAGTGTGCTGCGCTCTTTGACCAAAAGGGTCATTCGTCCGACTAAAGAAGAAATCGCAAAAAATCCCATGGCCAGAAGTGCGAGGCTAAGAGCGGCAGAAAAAATATAA
- the mraZ gene encoding division/cell wall cluster transcriptional repressor MraZ encodes MFRGSSVHTIDSKGRIIIPARFRNLIKAENSNSLMVSKLDKCLVAYPIEEWHRVESKILSLAEKSDTMRRFRRVFIGGASECPCDKQDRILIPPLLRQYADFKKEITLVGVLTHFEIWCREQWEKENLAMEKDMKNEEVRKEIAGLGL; translated from the coding sequence ATGTTTAGAGGCAGCTCGGTTCATACCATAGATTCCAAAGGAAGGATTATCATTCCGGCACGATTTCGTAACCTGATCAAAGCCGAAAACTCTAACAGTCTCATGGTTTCAAAGCTGGATAAATGCCTGGTGGCCTATCCGATTGAAGAATGGCATAGAGTCGAGTCAAAGATTTTGTCCCTGGCTGAAAAAAGTGACACCATGCGGCGTTTCAGAAGAGTTTTTATCGGCGGCGCTTCTGAATGCCCCTGTGATAAACAGGATAGAATTCTGATACCACCTTTATTAAGACAGTACGCCGATTTCAAAAAGGAAATTACCCTTGTTGGCGTACTTACCCATTTTGAAATCTGGTGCCGGGAACAATGGGAAAAAGAAAATTTGGCTATGGAAAAAGATATGAAAAACGAAGAGGTAAGAAAAGAAATTGCAGGATTAGGACTTTGA
- the ftsL gene encoding cell division protein FtsL: MEKDIRHIKNIRTWIIFLFVFIALLLIYTWCRIQCVQTGYEISKAVKINEQRMARNNNLKIEHAWLKSPERIATKAKEELGLIMPTAKQIIVIP; encoded by the coding sequence ATGGAAAAAGATATTCGTCACATTAAAAATATCAGAACCTGGATAATTTTTTTATTTGTTTTTATCGCACTGCTTCTTATTTACACATGGTGCAGGATTCAGTGTGTCCAGACAGGCTATGAAATATCAAAAGCAGTAAAAATAAATGAACAGCGCATGGCTCGTAATAACAACCTGAAAATCGAACATGCGTGGTTGAAATCTCCGGAGCGTATCGCAACAAAAGCAAAAGAAGAGCTCGGCTTAATCATGCCGACAGCCAAGCAAATAATTGTAATTCCATGA